The following are from one region of the Streptomyces rubrogriseus genome:
- a CDS encoding class I SAM-dependent methyltransferase: protein MTDIPAPAPAAEFWEARYRDTGRVWSGRPNELLVQEAAELTPGTALDLGCGEGADAVWLASRGWRVTGADISATALERAAGHAAEAGVGDRVAWERHELGPSFPEGSFDLVSAHYLQSPVALDQQTVLRAAARAVAAGGTLLVVMHAGWPSWQTEPPFDAVFPTLDGVLAELALPEGEWSVETRRTARRPSVSPDGVEGFREDHVWRLRRA from the coding sequence ATGACCGACATCCCCGCGCCGGCTCCCGCCGCGGAATTCTGGGAAGCCCGCTACCGCGACACCGGCCGCGTCTGGAGCGGCCGCCCCAACGAGCTGCTGGTCCAGGAGGCGGCCGAACTCACCCCCGGCACCGCGCTCGACCTCGGCTGCGGCGAGGGGGCGGACGCCGTGTGGCTGGCCTCGCGCGGCTGGCGGGTCACCGGCGCGGACATCTCCGCCACCGCCCTCGAACGCGCCGCCGGGCACGCCGCCGAGGCCGGGGTCGGCGACCGCGTCGCCTGGGAACGCCACGAGCTGGGACCCTCGTTCCCCGAGGGCTCCTTCGACCTGGTGAGCGCCCACTACCTGCAGTCCCCGGTCGCCCTCGACCAGCAGACGGTGCTGCGCGCCGCCGCGCGGGCCGTGGCAGCGGGCGGCACCCTGCTGGTCGTCATGCACGCCGGCTGGCCCTCCTGGCAGACCGAACCGCCGTTCGACGCTGTCTTCCCCACCCTGGACGGCGTCCTCGCCGAACTCGCCCTGCCCGAGGGGGAGTGGAGCGTCGAGACGCGTCGGACCGCTCGTCGGCCGAGCGTCTCGCCCGACGGTGTCGAGGGTTTCCGCGAGGACCACGTGTGGCGGCTGCGGCGGGCCTGA
- a CDS encoding cryptochrome/photolyase family protein, with translation MATSVVLFTRDLRLHDHPPLRAALDRSDAVVPLFVRDRAVDAAGFAAPNRLALLADCLRDLNAGLRDRGGRLVVRSGDLVEEVCAVAGEAEADEVHLAADVSAHAHRREELLRSALSARGCRLHVHDAVTTVLAPGSVTPASSDHFAVFTPYFRRWSERAVREPLAAPRGVRVPDGVGSEPLPARGDLTGLSPGLATGGERDARKRLTAWLRGGIAGYADHHDDLAGDATSRLSPDLHLGALSPVELVHRARRAGGPGAEAFVRQLAWRDFHHQVLAARPHASAADYRTRHDRWRTGAAAEADAAAWRDGRTGYPVVDAAMRQLRHEGWMHNRGRLLVASFLTKTLYVDWRVGARHFLGLLADGDVANNQLNWQWAAGTGTDTRPHRVLNPTTQARRFDPDGAYVRRWVPELAGLAGRSVHEPWRLPAGERAAYDAYPDPIVDLSEGLDRFKRARGRD, from the coding sequence ATGGCCACGTCGGTCGTCCTGTTCACCCGCGATCTGCGGCTGCACGACCATCCGCCGCTGCGCGCGGCCCTGGACCGCTCCGATGCCGTGGTGCCGCTGTTCGTCCGCGACCGGGCCGTGGACGCCGCCGGTTTCGCCGCACCCAACCGGCTCGCCCTCCTCGCCGACTGTCTGCGGGACCTGAACGCCGGGCTGCGGGACCGGGGCGGGCGGCTGGTCGTCCGCTCCGGCGACCTGGTCGAGGAGGTGTGCGCGGTGGCCGGGGAGGCGGAGGCCGACGAGGTGCACCTGGCGGCCGACGTCAGCGCGCACGCGCACCGGCGCGAGGAGCTCCTGCGGTCCGCCCTGTCGGCGCGGGGCTGCCGACTGCACGTGCACGACGCCGTGACCACCGTGCTGGCCCCGGGATCCGTCACCCCGGCCTCCTCCGACCACTTCGCGGTCTTCACGCCGTACTTCCGGCGCTGGAGCGAGCGAGCCGTCCGCGAGCCGCTGGCCGCCCCGCGGGGGGTCCGGGTCCCGGACGGCGTCGGCTCGGAGCCGCTGCCCGCCCGCGGGGACCTGACGGGGCTGTCCCCCGGGCTGGCGACCGGCGGGGAACGGGACGCCAGGAAGCGCCTGACGGCGTGGCTGCGCGGCGGCATCGCCGGCTACGCGGACCACCACGACGACCTGGCCGGCGACGCCACCTCCCGACTCTCCCCCGACCTGCACCTGGGCGCCCTCTCCCCCGTCGAGCTGGTCCACCGGGCCCGGCGTGCGGGCGGCCCCGGAGCCGAGGCGTTCGTGCGGCAGCTGGCCTGGCGGGACTTCCACCACCAGGTGCTGGCCGCCCGCCCGCACGCGTCGGCCGCCGACTACCGCACCCGGCACGACCGCTGGCGCACCGGCGCGGCCGCCGAGGCGGACGCCGCCGCGTGGCGGGACGGGCGCACGGGCTACCCGGTCGTGGACGCCGCGATGCGCCAGCTGCGGCACGAGGGGTGGATGCACAACCGGGGCCGACTGCTGGTCGCCAGTTTCCTCACCAAGACGCTGTACGTGGACTGGCGGGTCGGCGCCCGGCACTTCCTGGGGCTGCTCGCGGACGGCGACGTGGCCAACAACCAGCTGAACTGGCAGTGGGCCGCGGGCACCGGTACCGACACCCGGCCGCACCGGGTCCTCAACCCGACCACGCAGGCGCGGCGGTTCGACCCCGACGGGGCGTACGTCCGGCGCTGGGTGCCCGAGCTGGCCGGGCTGGCGGGCCGCTCCGTGCACGAGCCGTGGCGGCTGCCGGCGGGGGAGCGTGCCGCGTACGACGCCTACCCCGACCCGATCGTCGACCTCTCCGAGGGCCTGGACCGCTTCAAGCGGGCCCGCGGACGCGACTGA
- a CDS encoding DUF6895 family protein, translated as MTDTRLIHRVGAGALEWLWAHRDGFRLESDVDPEVGFLERFKPIGELALICTVLFREGVAGSRQAQLARQLLDHTWREILDGGRMLVRGQRVEPFSPVPFEVYLPFKELGYSQPEIERATVLNHRLDSWTRFPVTATRRLGLSAFQRRFGLTARPPEAELVAATWLAGTPEPWTVEGHTAYDITHTVFHLTDWGENPGGLPPDVADYLATWLPVWIDDWLDLQRWDLLGELLVVDACLPRPTLDEAAWRGFAAAQQPDGAMPAVRTMPEGDPDTVFDVVYHPTLVAAFASLLATSRALTELAHSAS; from the coding sequence ATGACGGACACCCGCCTGATCCACCGCGTCGGAGCCGGTGCCCTGGAGTGGCTGTGGGCCCACCGGGACGGCTTCCGCCTCGAATCGGACGTGGACCCCGAGGTCGGCTTCCTGGAACGCTTCAAGCCGATCGGTGAACTCGCCCTCATCTGCACGGTGCTCTTCCGCGAGGGCGTCGCCGGATCCCGGCAGGCCCAGCTCGCACGCCAACTGCTCGACCACACCTGGCGCGAGATCCTGGACGGCGGTCGCATGCTGGTGCGCGGCCAGCGCGTCGAACCCTTCTCGCCCGTCCCCTTCGAGGTGTACCTGCCGTTCAAGGAGCTGGGCTACAGCCAGCCCGAGATCGAACGCGCCACGGTCCTCAACCACCGGCTGGACAGCTGGACGCGTTTCCCGGTGACCGCGACCCGGCGCCTGGGCCTGTCCGCCTTCCAGCGCCGCTTCGGCCTGACCGCACGACCGCCCGAGGCCGAACTGGTCGCCGCCACCTGGCTGGCCGGGACCCCCGAGCCGTGGACGGTCGAGGGCCACACCGCCTACGACATCACCCACACCGTCTTCCACCTCACCGACTGGGGCGAGAACCCCGGCGGCCTGCCGCCCGACGTCGCCGACTACCTCGCGACCTGGCTCCCGGTGTGGATCGACGACTGGCTGGACCTCCAGCGCTGGGACCTGCTCGGCGAACTCCTGGTCGTGGACGCCTGCCTGCCCCGGCCCACCCTCGACGAGGCCGCCTGGCGGGGCTTCGCCGCCGCACAGCAGCCCGACGGCGCCATGCCCGCCGTACGCACGATGCCCGAGGGCGACCCCGACACGGTGTTCGACGTGGTCTACCACCCGACGCTGGTCGCCGCCTTCGCCTCCCTGCTGGCCACCTCCCGCGCCCTCACCGAGCTGGCGCACTCCGCGTCGTGA
- a CDS encoding SDR family oxidoreductase, producing MSQADEGPDRTSGAGSGAGPRCLVTGATGYVGGRLVPELLDAGHRVRCLARSPHKLRDHPWAGRAEVVHGDVTDADSVARAMEGVDVAYYLVHALGTGDDFEATDRRAARTFATRAKAAGVRRIVYLGGLTPAGVPEGELSAHLRSRAEVGRILLASGVPTTVLRAAVVIGSGSASFEMLRYLTERLPVMVTPSWVHTRIQPVAVRDVLRALVGSATMPDEVSRTFDVGGPDILTYREMMERYARVAELPRRLILPVPMLSPGLSSHWVGLVTPVPAAIARPLTESLRHEVVCGENDIVRYVPPPPGYPLGFDDALRLALQRVREARVTTRWSSASVPGAPSDPLPTDPDWAGGSLYTDDRALTVDAPPDALWRVVEGIGGDHGWYSFPLAWAVRGWLDRLVGGVGLRRGRRDAARLRVGDSLDFWRVEEIVPGRLLRLRAEMRLPGLAWLEMYAETDDAGRTRYRQRALFHPHGLAGHAYWWSVWPFHAVVFGGMARNIARAAARAAGPPRPVPDVTGS from the coding sequence ATGAGCCAGGCAGACGAAGGACCCGACCGGACGAGTGGGGCGGGCAGCGGGGCGGGCCCGCGCTGTCTGGTCACCGGGGCGACGGGATACGTCGGGGGGCGTCTCGTGCCCGAGCTGCTGGACGCCGGACACCGGGTGCGGTGCCTGGCCCGCTCCCCGCACAAGCTCCGCGACCACCCGTGGGCAGGACGGGCGGAGGTGGTGCACGGCGACGTGACCGACGCCGACTCGGTGGCGCGGGCGATGGAGGGCGTCGACGTCGCCTACTACCTGGTGCACGCACTCGGTACCGGCGACGACTTCGAGGCCACCGACCGGCGGGCGGCGCGCACCTTCGCCACGCGGGCCAAGGCGGCGGGCGTGCGGCGCATCGTCTACCTGGGCGGTCTGACCCCGGCCGGGGTGCCGGAGGGCGAGCTGTCTGCGCACCTGCGTTCCCGCGCCGAGGTGGGCCGGATCCTGCTGGCCTCCGGCGTGCCCACGACGGTGCTGCGCGCGGCCGTCGTCATCGGCTCCGGGTCGGCGTCCTTCGAGATGCTGCGCTACCTCACCGAGCGGCTGCCGGTCATGGTCACGCCCAGCTGGGTCCACACGCGCATCCAGCCGGTCGCCGTGCGGGACGTGCTGCGCGCCCTGGTGGGCAGCGCGACCATGCCGGACGAGGTGTCCCGGACCTTCGACGTCGGCGGCCCGGACATCCTGACCTACCGGGAGATGATGGAGCGCTACGCCAGGGTCGCCGAGCTGCCCAGACGGCTGATCCTGCCGGTGCCGATGCTGTCCCCCGGGCTGTCCAGCCACTGGGTCGGGCTGGTCACACCGGTCCCGGCGGCCATCGCGCGCCCGCTCACCGAGTCGCTGCGGCACGAGGTGGTGTGCGGCGAGAACGACATCGTGCGGTACGTGCCGCCGCCGCCGGGCTACCCCCTCGGCTTCGACGACGCGCTGCGGCTGGCCCTGCAACGGGTGCGCGAGGCCCGGGTCACCACCCGCTGGTCGTCCGCGTCCGTGCCGGGGGCGCCCAGCGACCCGCTGCCCACCGACCCCGACTGGGCCGGCGGCAGCCTCTACACCGACGACCGCGCGCTGACCGTCGACGCGCCGCCGGACGCGCTGTGGCGGGTCGTGGAGGGCATCGGCGGCGACCACGGCTGGTACTCCTTCCCCCTGGCCTGGGCGGTACGGGGCTGGCTGGACCGGCTGGTGGGCGGGGTGGGCCTGCGCCGGGGGCGCCGGGACGCCGCGCGGCTGCGGGTCGGCGACTCGCTCGACTTCTGGCGGGTGGAGGAGATCGTCCCCGGGCGGCTGCTGCGGCTGCGCGCCGAGATGCGGCTGCCGGGACTCGCCTGGCTGGAGATGTACGCCGAGACGGACGACGCCGGGCGGACGCGGTACCGCCAGCGGGCGCTGTTCCATCCGCACGGGCTGGCGGGCCATGCCTACTGGTGGAGCGTGTGGCCCTTCCACGCCGTGGTCTTCGGCGGCATGGCCCGCAACATCGCCCGCGCCGCCGCCCGCGCCGCCGGACCGCCGCGCCCGGTACCCGACGTCACCGGATCCTGA
- a CDS encoding serine hydrolase domain-containing protein — protein sequence MTGRRTPWPGEPATEEHAEYPPPEPGPPDDAALRERLADAVDASDAPDVVFAVSRRGRRTLHGGGTAPPPGVPREDLRYEIGSASKTFTALLLMRLIRRGVLTGGEAAATCLDPGRNAGPHPVTLAHLITHTSGLSALPADFVRRGLPAWRTNPYARYPAGRLTDTFLHHAPRHRPGTRWHYSNYGVSVLGHAIAAATGTAWEDLITGQVLRALGLSGTALRAEGPETDAVGHRKDGRTPVPPFDAGGFQAAGAVRSTPDDLLTFLEAHLDPARSPAAGALRAVRVPVLRRGLGHRHVHTVAWFRHPTDGGPMYFHSGATLGQQAFLGYRPDTDTALAAVCTRRFRARDPFIATAYALLAEG from the coding sequence GTGACGGGCCGTCGTACGCCCTGGCCGGGCGAACCCGCCACCGAGGAGCACGCGGAGTACCCCCCGCCGGAGCCCGGGCCGCCCGACGATGCCGCGCTGCGCGAGCGGCTGGCCGACGCCGTGGACGCCTCCGACGCACCCGACGTCGTCTTCGCCGTCTCCCGGCGCGGCCGGCGCACCCTGCACGGCGGCGGCACCGCCCCGCCGCCCGGCGTCCCCCGGGAGGACCTGCGCTACGAGATCGGGTCGGCGTCCAAGACGTTCACCGCGCTGCTGCTCATGCGCCTGATCCGGCGCGGCGTGCTCACCGGCGGCGAGGCGGCGGCCACCTGCCTGGACCCCGGCAGGAACGCCGGCCCGCACCCCGTGACCCTCGCGCACCTGATCACCCACACGTCGGGGCTGTCCGCGCTGCCCGCCGACTTCGTGCGCCGGGGACTGCCCGCCTGGCGCACCAACCCCTACGCCCGCTACCCCGCCGGGCGGCTGACCGACACTTTCCTGCACCACGCGCCCAGGCACCGTCCGGGAACCCGCTGGCACTACTCCAACTACGGCGTCTCCGTCCTCGGTCACGCGATCGCCGCGGCCACCGGCACCGCATGGGAGGACCTGATCACCGGGCAGGTGCTGCGCGCCCTCGGCCTCAGCGGAACGGCCCTGCGCGCGGAGGGACCCGAGACCGACGCCGTGGGACACCGCAAGGACGGCCGCACCCCCGTCCCGCCCTTCGACGCGGGCGGCTTCCAGGCGGCAGGAGCCGTCCGGTCCACCCCCGACGACCTGCTCACCTTCCTGGAGGCCCACCTGGACCCGGCCCGCTCACCGGCCGCCGGCGCGCTGCGCGCGGTGCGGGTGCCGGTGCTCCGGCGGGGCCTCGGGCACCGGCACGTGCACACGGTCGCGTGGTTCCGGCACCCCACGGACGGCGGGCCCATGTACTTCCACAGCGGCGCCACCCTGGGCCAGCAGGCGTTCCTGGGCTACAGGCCCGACACGGACACCGCCCTGGCCGCCGTGTGCACCCGGCGGTTCCGCGCCCGGGACCCGTTCATCGCCACGGCGTACGCGCTCCTCGCCGAGGGATAG
- a CDS encoding mechanosensitive ion channel family protein → MSHTSPPAEPATNPQLAGSWSDWVGEHTTALIGIPLRIVLIVVILLVLRAVAKRAITRVVQRVLEPSAGEAERSRPRRTSRGAAVLHRDRSRARQRREQRARTIGSVLSSAVTIVLFMVGVAMVLDQVGIALGPLLASAGVVGLAIGFGAQSLVADYLSGLLIMVEDQYGVGDSVDLGEAVGEVEHVGLRLTHVRDLNGGLWHIRNGEILRVRNDSQEWARAVLDVAVSHDANLDTVYRVLEDTGRALREEPDFADVLLEDPAVWGVQSLDADGVLVRLAVKTVPLQQWGVTRELRRRAKEALDDAGVEIPFPRRAVWVRTDGAGGDAEALTR, encoded by the coding sequence ATGTCGCACACCTCCCCGCCCGCCGAACCGGCCACGAACCCGCAACTGGCGGGCTCGTGGTCGGACTGGGTCGGCGAGCACACCACGGCACTGATCGGGATACCGCTGCGCATCGTGCTCATCGTCGTGATCCTGCTCGTGCTGCGCGCGGTGGCCAAGCGGGCCATCACCCGGGTCGTCCAGCGGGTCCTGGAACCGTCGGCGGGCGAGGCCGAACGCAGCCGCCCCCGCAGGACGTCCCGCGGAGCCGCGGTTTTGCACCGCGACCGGTCCCGGGCGCGGCAACGCCGGGAACAGCGGGCCCGCACCATCGGCTCGGTGCTCAGCAGCGCCGTCACCATCGTGCTGTTCATGGTCGGCGTGGCCATGGTGCTCGACCAGGTCGGCATCGCACTCGGCCCGCTGCTGGCCAGCGCCGGGGTGGTCGGCCTGGCCATCGGTTTCGGCGCCCAGAGCCTGGTCGCGGACTACCTGTCCGGGCTGCTCATCATGGTCGAGGACCAGTACGGCGTGGGCGACTCGGTCGACCTCGGCGAGGCCGTCGGCGAGGTGGAGCACGTCGGCCTGCGCCTCACCCACGTCCGCGACCTCAACGGCGGCCTGTGGCACATCCGCAACGGCGAGATCCTGCGGGTCCGCAACGACAGCCAGGAGTGGGCCCGCGCCGTCCTGGACGTCGCCGTGTCCCACGACGCGAACCTCGACACCGTCTACCGCGTGCTGGAGGACACCGGCCGCGCGCTGCGCGAGGAGCCGGACTTCGCGGACGTCCTGCTGGAGGACCCGGCGGTGTGGGGCGTGCAGTCCCTGGACGCCGACGGCGTGCTGGTGCGCCTCGCCGTCAAGACGGTGCCGCTCCAGCAGTGGGGCGTCACCCGCGAACTGCGCCGCCGGGCCAAGGAGGCGCTGGACGACGCGGGCGTCGAGATCCCCTTCCCGCGCCGGGCGGTGTGGGTGCGCACCGACGGCGCCGGCGGCGACGCGGAGGCGCTCACGCGCTGA
- a CDS encoding MMPL family transporter, which translates to MLLLLVWLVVGGALGPYAGKLGEVATNDQASFLPRSAESTRVVDAQQAFQQDETLPVIVVWTADGDGDAAVTAHQQAATRSVAGLEGDPGIVGPASPALPSEDGRALQAVVQVEPDLGERLPDVLADIGDAAGQVPGTQAQLAGPAASQADLSDAFAGIDGLLLAVALITVLVILLLVYRSVLLPLVIILSAVFALALSCAIVYALADRDVVRVDGQVQGILSILVIGAATDYALLLTARFREELARHPDRFGAVRAALRDSWGAVVASAATVALGLLALLLSDLTNNRALGPVGAIGIVCSVLSTLTFLPAVLVLLGKVAYWPAKPVRTGDPEAGHRLWHRVAALVDRAPRRIWAVSLAALLACAAFAPTLSSKGVPLDEIFVNDTPSVAAQQTLAEHFPGGSGNPAVVIAEADRLDPVLRAARATDGVASAAPVTDSGRPGAGTPLVVDGRVRVDATLEAPADSDAAKSTVVLLRAAVHEVSGADALVGGYTAQQYDTQETAAEDRTLIVPVVLAIILVILVLLLRSLLMPVLLVATVALNFLATLGVSALVFTHVFGFSGTDASVPLYGFVFLVALGVDYNIFLMSRVREEALRHGVREGILRGLTATGGVITSAGVVLAATFAALGVIPLAFLLQIAFIVAFGVLLDTLVVRSLLVPALARDIGAVAWWPGRLGHRTRAGRD; encoded by the coding sequence GTGCTGCTCCTCCTGGTCTGGCTCGTCGTCGGCGGAGCGCTCGGCCCCTACGCCGGCAAGCTCGGCGAGGTCGCCACCAACGACCAGGCCTCCTTCCTGCCCCGTAGCGCGGAGTCCACGCGGGTCGTCGACGCGCAGCAGGCCTTCCAGCAGGACGAGACGCTCCCCGTGATCGTCGTCTGGACCGCAGACGGCGACGGCGACGCCGCGGTCACCGCGCACCAGCAGGCCGCCACCCGCTCGGTCGCGGGCCTCGAAGGCGACCCGGGGATCGTCGGACCCGCGAGCCCCGCGCTGCCCTCGGAGGACGGCCGGGCACTCCAGGCCGTCGTCCAGGTCGAGCCGGACCTCGGCGAACGGCTCCCGGACGTGCTGGCGGACATCGGTGACGCCGCCGGGCAGGTCCCCGGCACCCAGGCGCAGCTCGCCGGGCCCGCGGCCTCCCAGGCCGACCTCTCCGACGCCTTCGCGGGCATCGACGGACTGCTGCTCGCCGTCGCGCTGATCACGGTCCTGGTGATCCTGCTGCTCGTCTACCGCAGCGTGCTGCTGCCCCTGGTCATCATCCTGAGCGCGGTCTTCGCACTGGCCCTGTCGTGCGCCATCGTCTACGCCCTGGCCGACCGCGACGTCGTACGCGTCGACGGACAGGTCCAGGGCATCCTCTCCATCCTGGTCATCGGCGCCGCCACCGACTACGCGCTGCTGCTCACCGCCCGCTTCCGCGAGGAGCTCGCCCGCCACCCGGACCGCTTCGGCGCCGTGCGCGCCGCGCTGCGCGACTCCTGGGGCGCCGTCGTCGCCAGTGCGGCCACCGTCGCGCTCGGCCTGCTGGCCCTGCTGCTCAGCGACCTGACCAACAACCGCGCGCTCGGGCCCGTCGGTGCCATCGGCATCGTCTGCTCGGTGCTGAGCACGCTCACCTTCCTGCCCGCCGTCCTGGTGCTGCTCGGCAAGGTCGCCTACTGGCCGGCCAAGCCGGTGCGGACCGGCGACCCGGAGGCCGGACACCGGCTGTGGCACCGTGTCGCGGCGCTCGTGGACCGCGCTCCGCGCCGCATCTGGGCCGTCTCACTGGCCGCGCTGCTCGCCTGCGCCGCCTTCGCACCGACCCTCAGCTCCAAGGGCGTCCCGCTCGACGAGATCTTCGTGAACGACACGCCCTCGGTCGCCGCCCAGCAGACCCTCGCCGAACACTTCCCCGGCGGTTCCGGCAACCCCGCCGTCGTCATCGCCGAGGCCGACCGCCTCGACCCGGTCCTCCGGGCCGCCCGCGCCACCGACGGCGTCGCCTCGGCCGCCCCGGTGACCGACTCCGGCCGACCCGGCGCCGGTACGCCCCTGGTGGTCGACGGACGCGTACGCGTCGACGCGACGCTCGAGGCGCCCGCCGACAGCGACGCCGCCAAGAGCACGGTGGTCCTGCTGCGGGCCGCCGTCCACGAGGTCTCCGGGGCGGACGCCCTCGTCGGCGGCTACACCGCCCAGCAGTACGACACCCAGGAGACCGCGGCCGAGGACCGCACCCTCATCGTGCCGGTGGTCCTCGCCATCATCCTGGTCATCCTGGTCCTGCTGCTGCGCTCCCTGCTGATGCCCGTGCTGCTGGTGGCGACGGTGGCGCTGAACTTCCTGGCCACCCTGGGCGTCTCGGCGCTCGTCTTCACCCATGTGTTCGGCTTCAGCGGCACCGACGCCTCCGTCCCGCTGTACGGCTTCGTCTTCCTCGTGGCCCTGGGAGTGGACTACAACATCTTCCTCATGTCCCGGGTGCGGGAGGAAGCGCTGCGCCACGGCGTGCGCGAGGGCATCCTGCGCGGGCTGACCGCCACCGGCGGCGTGATCACCTCGGCCGGCGTCGTCCTCGCCGCCACCTTCGCCGCGCTCGGGGTGATCCCGCTCGCCTTCCTGCTGCAGATCGCCTTCATCGTGGCCTTCGGCGTCCTGCTGGACACGCTGGTGGTGCGCTCCCTGCTGGTCCCGGCACTCGCCCGCGACATCGGCGCCGTCGCCTGGTGGCCCGGGCGGCTCGGACACCGGACCCGGGCGGGACGGGACTGA
- a CDS encoding DUF6895 family protein has product MSVPDGRVRDVEAAALDWVWTHRDRFALGDDALAADGQVNRTWKPLGELTQVCASVSRCTPPGDPLHTRVSELLDFAWQQTHRGELFPLMQTLEPFATYPLEVYAAFASAGLRHPGYEESAAVLARTRGWRLTEQYPTRRLGVLEAERRSGIDPHGDVPRALGRTWLGGLPEPWTFERAAGYALTHVVFHLTDWGRAARGVPADLAEYLLHWLPPWLDTCLDARMWDLSCELLAVAASLPRPPEPAVLEDAWQRVAAAQSGSGAIPEEGAAQDAAGADPGPDPYDFTDCYHSTLMAAFAAALATAATTRPPDARHAARHAGQGAPG; this is encoded by the coding sequence GTGAGCGTCCCGGACGGGCGCGTCCGCGACGTCGAGGCGGCCGCACTGGACTGGGTGTGGACCCATCGCGACCGCTTCGCGCTCGGCGACGACGCGCTGGCGGCCGACGGCCAGGTCAACCGGACCTGGAAGCCCCTGGGCGAGCTCACCCAGGTCTGCGCCTCCGTCTCCCGGTGCACCCCGCCCGGGGACCCGCTGCACACCCGCGTGTCCGAACTGCTGGACTTCGCCTGGCAGCAGACCCACCGCGGTGAACTCTTCCCGCTCATGCAGACGCTGGAGCCCTTCGCCACCTACCCGCTGGAGGTCTACGCGGCCTTCGCCTCGGCCGGACTGCGGCACCCCGGCTACGAGGAGTCCGCCGCGGTGCTGGCCCGTACCCGCGGCTGGCGGCTGACCGAGCAGTACCCCACCCGCCGCCTCGGCGTCCTGGAGGCAGAGCGGCGCAGCGGCATCGACCCCCACGGGGACGTGCCGCGGGCGCTGGGGCGCACCTGGCTGGGCGGCCTCCCGGAACCCTGGACCTTCGAACGCGCGGCCGGTTACGCGCTCACCCACGTCGTCTTCCACCTCACCGACTGGGGACGGGCGGCCCGGGGCGTCCCGGCGGACCTGGCCGAGTACCTCCTGCACTGGCTGCCGCCCTGGCTCGACACCTGCCTGGACGCCCGGATGTGGGACCTGAGCTGCGAACTGCTCGCCGTCGCGGCGAGCCTGCCGCGCCCGCCGGAACCCGCCGTCCTGGAGGACGCCTGGCAGCGGGTCGCCGCCGCCCAGTCCGGCTCCGGCGCGATCCCCGAGGAGGGCGCCGCCCAGGACGCCGCCGGTGCGGACCCGGGACCGGACCCCTACGACTTCACCGACTGCTACCACTCCACCCTGATGGCCGCGTTCGCGGCGGCCCTCGCAACGGCAGCCACGACACGCCCGCCGGACGCGCGGCACGCGGCGCGTCACGCCGGACAAGGAGCGCCGGGATGA
- a CDS encoding MarR family winged helix-turn-helix transcriptional regulator: MATANQRGQHAHERGAGSGPEASDLHVLAVQLRRMNGEINRVVHGFAGAHTLHATDIQALAAILDAPEPMTPGRLRRHLGLTSGAVTACVDRLERAGHVRRVRESADRRVVHLHYVPEAREAARRYFRPLADAAVAARAHFDDGELAVVARFLAALNEELSQVASDDR, from the coding sequence GTGGCGACAGCGAACCAGCGCGGACAGCACGCGCACGAGCGGGGGGCCGGATCCGGCCCCGAGGCGAGCGACCTGCACGTCCTCGCCGTCCAGCTGCGGCGGATGAACGGCGAGATCAACCGCGTCGTGCACGGTTTCGCCGGTGCCCACACGCTGCACGCCACCGACATCCAGGCCCTCGCGGCGATCCTGGACGCGCCCGAACCCATGACGCCGGGACGGCTGCGCCGGCACCTGGGGCTGACCTCGGGCGCGGTGACGGCGTGCGTGGACCGGCTGGAGCGCGCCGGACACGTGCGCCGGGTCCGGGAGAGCGCCGACCGCCGGGTCGTCCACCTGCACTACGTGCCCGAGGCCCGGGAGGCGGCCCGACGGTACTTCCGTCCGCTGGCCGACGCCGCCGTAGCCGCCCGCGCGCACTTCGACGACGGCGAACTGGCCGTCGTGGCCCGTTTCCTGGCGGCGTTGAACGAGGAGCTGAGCCAGGTGGCGTCGGACGACCGCTGA
- a CDS encoding PPOX class F420-dependent oxidoreductase: MDAGEQHEADDEFVRFWQERRVCFLSTRRADGTPHLVPVGVTYDHATRTARVITSRDTAKARNVRRAAGAVVAVGQVDGRRWSTLEGVARVRDDAGAVRDAETRYAARYRQPRANPERVVIEIDVRRFLGTVRPSERRPRA, translated from the coding sequence ATGGACGCCGGGGAACAGCACGAGGCGGACGACGAGTTCGTCAGGTTCTGGCAGGAACGCCGGGTGTGCTTCCTGTCGACGCGGCGGGCCGACGGCACGCCGCACCTGGTCCCGGTCGGGGTGACGTACGACCACGCCACCCGCACGGCGCGGGTGATCACGAGCCGGGACACCGCGAAGGCGCGCAACGTGCGACGGGCCGCCGGGGCGGTCGTCGCCGTGGGCCAGGTGGACGGCCGGCGCTGGTCCACGCTGGAGGGCGTGGCCCGCGTGCGCGACGACGCCGGGGCGGTCCGCGACGCGGAGACCCGCTACGCGGCCCGCTACCGGCAGCCCCGGGCGAACCCGGAGCGGGTCGTCATCGAGATCGACGTACGGCGCTTCCTCGGCACCGTGCGCCCGTCGGAGCGGCGTCCGCGGGCGTGA